One Arthrobacter sp. B3I4 genomic window, TCTCCGGGCAGTCCAGCGTCAGGACGTGCTCCACGGTGGTGGCCGCGGACGGACCGGTAACTGTTTCAGTCTTGGTGGTAGTCATGCCTCAGCACTCGATCACGTTGACGGCGAGGCCCCCGCGGGAGGTCTCCTTGTACTTGGTCTTCATGTCCGCTCCTGTCTCACGCATGGTCTTGATGGCTTTATCCAGCGACACCTTGTGGCTGCCGTCGCCGTGCAGCGCCAGCCGCGCGGCGTTGATGGCCTTGACGCTGGCGATCGCGTTCCGTTCGATGCAGGGAATCTGCACCAACCCGCCCACGGGATCGCAGGTCAGGCCGAGGTTGTGTTCGATCCCCACCTCCGCGGCGTTCTCCACCTGTTCGGGGGTGCCGCCGAGCACCTCGCAGAGGCCCGCGGCCGCCATGGAACACGCCGACCCCACCTCACCCTGGCAGCCCACTTCGGCGCCCGAGATGGAGGCGTTGATCTTGAACAGGATCCCCACGGCGGCCGCCGCCAACAGGAAACGGACGACCCCGTCGTCGTCGGCTCCGGGGACGAACTTGGTGTAGTAGTGCAGCACGGCGGGCACGATGCCGGCCGCACCGTTGGTCGGGGCGGTGACGATCCGGCCGCCTGCGGCGTTCTCCTCGTTCACGGCGAGGGCGAAGAGGTTGACCCACTCCATGGCACGGAGCGGATCGGTGCTGCCCGTGTCCGCCGCCAGGGTCCGGAAGAGCGACGGCGCACGGCGCCGGACGTTTAACCCGCCGGGAAGGATGCCTTCCGCGGCGCAGCCGTTGTCCACGCACTCGCGCATCACCGCCCAGAGCGCCAGCAGCTTTTCCCGCAGTTCCGCTTCGGTACGCCAGACCAGCTCGTTGGCGAGCATCACCTCGGAAATGGACAGGCCCTCCCGGCCGCAGATCGCCAGGAGTTCGTCGGCCGTCGTGAACGGGTAGGGCAGGACCGTGGCGTCCGCCACCACCCGGTCACCGGCACCGGCGTCACCGTCCACGACGAAGCCGCCCCCAACGGAATAGAAGCTCCGTTCGCTGAGCACTGCGCCGGCATGGTCCAGGGCCCGGAAGGTCATGCCGTTCGGGTGGGCGGGCAGGGACTTGCGGCGGTGCAGGACCACGTCCTCGTCCCAGTTGAAGTCCACCCGGTGGTCCCCGCCGATCCTCAGTTCGGCGTCGAGCGCGGCTGCGGCCACCTGGTCATCCGCGGTGGCGGTGTCCACGGTCTCCGGGTCCAGGCCCTGCAGGCCCAGCACCACGGCCTTGTCCGAGCCGTGGCCCCGGCCGGTGGCACCGAGCGAGCCGAACAGCTCGGACTGGACCCGGACCGTGGCGATGAGCTGGCCGTCGGCTTTGAGGCCGTCGGCGAAAAGTTTCGCCGCCCGCATCGGGCCGACCGTGTGCGAGGACGACGGCCCGATGCCAACGGAAAACAGATCAAGGACACTCAACGCCATCAGGGCACCTCGGTGGACGCGTATTCACGCATGGCATCGAGCAGCCAGCGGCCAAGGAACTCGGCGAAGGATGCCCGAGGCAGGATCCGGTAGGTCTGGTCCGCGGTCTTCCACAGCACTGCCGGGATCCCGCCGATCTCGGTGGACAGCGCCGTCCCGGTTGCAAAGACGCGGGGATGCAGGTCCAGCGAGCAACCCTTCTCGAGCACCGCCCGCGCCTTGGGGCCCGAGAGCTCGAGCGTGGTCCGGTTGGCGGACAGGTCCACCACCTGGCCTGCGCCGCCGCCGAGTGCCTCGACCAGGGCGCCGGGGAGCTCCCCGCCCAGGTCTTCGTGGGCTTCGGCCGGTGCCACCAGCAGGAACTCTGCGGGACCCAGCCACAAGGCGGCGGTCTCGCCGCGGCCGCGGACTTCGCCGGAGCTGGCCGGCAAGCCGCCGGTCAGGGCGCCCAGCCGTTTCCCGGCGTCGCCGGAGGGGTCAACGCGGATCCCTGCCATGGTCAGGAACGGCACCTCCCGCAGCTCCACGGCGCCACGAATGGAGCCGGTCTGAAACGCGTCGGCCAGTTGCGAAGCGGGGCTCCTGCGCAGGGTGAGGATCTTCTTGGCATTTTCGAGTGCTGCAGTGTCAGCCATCTTTACGGGTCCCTTCGGAGTCAAAAAGTACGGTTTCTGCGACGACAACATCCACCAGCTGGTCGCCGGCGGCGGCCACCAGGGTCTCGCCGATGCGGTTGCGGCCGTTCTTGATCAAGGCCAGCGCAAAGGACCGGCCCAAGGCCGCGCTGTGGTAGCTGGAGGTCACAAATCCCTGCATGGGCACCGGGCCCTCACTCGGGTTGACGGC contains:
- a CDS encoding L-serine ammonia-lyase: MALSVLDLFSVGIGPSSSHTVGPMRAAKLFADGLKADGQLIATVRVQSELFGSLGATGRGHGSDKAVVLGLQGLDPETVDTATADDQVAAAALDAELRIGGDHRVDFNWDEDVVLHRRKSLPAHPNGMTFRALDHAGAVLSERSFYSVGGGFVVDGDAGAGDRVVADATVLPYPFTTADELLAICGREGLSISEVMLANELVWRTEAELREKLLALWAVMRECVDNGCAAEGILPGGLNVRRRAPSLFRTLAADTGSTDPLRAMEWVNLFALAVNEENAAGGRIVTAPTNGAAGIVPAVLHYYTKFVPGADDDGVVRFLLAAAAVGILFKINASISGAEVGCQGEVGSACSMAAAGLCEVLGGTPEQVENAAEVGIEHNLGLTCDPVGGLVQIPCIERNAIASVKAINAARLALHGDGSHKVSLDKAIKTMRETGADMKTKYKETSRGGLAVNVIEC
- a CDS encoding sarcosine oxidase subunit gamma, coding for MADTAALENAKKILTLRRSPASQLADAFQTGSIRGAVELREVPFLTMAGIRVDPSGDAGKRLGALTGGLPASSGEVRGRGETAALWLGPAEFLLVAPAEAHEDLGGELPGALVEALGGGAGQVVDLSANRTTLELSGPKARAVLEKGCSLDLHPRVFATGTALSTEIGGIPAVLWKTADQTYRILPRASFAEFLGRWLLDAMREYASTEVP